In Candidatus Acidulodesulfobacterium acidiphilum, the following are encoded in one genomic region:
- the merA gene encoding mercury(II) reductase, translating into MKKIKINVEGMTCEHCVTSLNKAVNKVGGVIKVDTSLAKKESLILAADDIKIEDIKKSIENAGYKPLSHEAVNVSEAELEASGTETGNSAEKNHNYDYDLIVIGGGSAAFSAAIKFADEGKKVCVIENWVIGGTCLNRGCVPSKHLLEAARIYYEPINNKFKGIETKKGRIDVKELIKVKTELLDELREMKYYNVLKGYGNITFIEGRGSFASKKTVKVVPNDKNKKSFNITSDKFIIATGSKNQIINIEGLEEVGYITNEEILKLDYLPETLLILGTRAVSLEFAQMFRRFGSRVVVIGRSYRILLNEEPEISESLIEILKKEGIEFLLNSNISRLYKENGKKFAEIKTEAGIKNINFDEFLMATGVIGNTDGLNLNIVGVETDEHGFVKVNDELQTANPDIYACGDVTGLTRLVTTAAYDGKIAAENMLHVKHLKVDYSAVAHTIFTDPEVSSVGLTEEAALKAGYEVIKTVFPVEYVPKARSIFKTDGVIKMIADKKTGRVLGVHMVAHNSSETIQQASVYLQNAYTIQQIGEEIGVYPTMAEGLKLAAQTFTKDVSKLSCCA; encoded by the coding sequence ATGAAAAAGATTAAAATTAACGTCGAAGGTATGACCTGCGAACACTGCGTTACGTCTTTAAATAAAGCGGTAAATAAAGTAGGGGGGGTTATTAAAGTAGATACGTCTTTAGCTAAAAAAGAAAGTTTAATTTTAGCGGCGGACGACATAAAGATCGAAGATATCAAAAAAAGCATAGAAAATGCCGGATATAAACCGTTATCGCATGAAGCCGTTAATGTTTCGGAAGCCGAATTAGAAGCAAGCGGAACGGAAACCGGCAATAGTGCCGAAAAAAACCATAATTACGATTACGATTTGATAGTAATAGGGGGAGGTTCCGCCGCATTTTCCGCCGCTATTAAATTTGCTGACGAAGGCAAAAAAGTTTGCGTTATCGAAAACTGGGTTATAGGCGGCACATGCCTTAACAGAGGATGCGTTCCGTCGAAACATCTTTTGGAAGCCGCCAGAATATATTACGAACCGATAAACAACAAATTTAAAGGCATAGAAACAAAAAAGGGGCGCATTGACGTAAAAGAACTTATAAAAGTTAAAACCGAACTTCTCGACGAGCTCAGGGAAATGAAATATTATAACGTATTAAAAGGTTACGGCAATATTACATTTATAGAAGGAAGAGGAAGTTTTGCGTCAAAAAAAACTGTGAAAGTCGTTCCAAACGATAAAAATAAAAAATCTTTCAATATTACTTCGGATAAGTTTATTATCGCTACCGGTTCAAAAAACCAGATAATAAATATCGAAGGCTTAGAAGAAGTAGGCTATATAACGAATGAAGAGATTTTAAAACTTGATTATTTGCCGGAAACTTTATTAATACTGGGTACAAGGGCTGTATCTTTAGAATTTGCGCAGATGTTTAGAAGGTTCGGTTCAAGAGTCGTAGTGATTGGGCGTTCATACAGAATTTTGCTTAACGAAGAGCCTGAAATTTCGGAATCGCTTATAGAAATTCTAAAAAAAGAAGGAATAGAATTTTTACTGAATTCAAATATTAGCAGGCTTTATAAAGAGAACGGCAAAAAATTTGCAGAAATTAAGACCGAAGCAGGTATTAAAAATATAAATTTCGACGAATTTTTAATGGCGACAGGAGTTATCGGCAATACCGACGGTTTAAATTTAAATATAGTCGGCGTGGAAACAGACGAACACGGTTTCGTAAAAGTGAACGACGAATTGCAAACGGCTAATCCTGATATTTATGCCTGCGGAGACGTAACCGGTTTAACGAGGTTAGTTACGACTGCAGCTTACGACGGAAAAATTGCCGCAGAAAATATGTTGCACGTGAAACATTTAAAAGTCGATTATTCTGCAGTTGCCCATACGATATTTACTGATCCGGAAGTGTCGTCCGTAGGGTTGACCGAAGAAGCGGCGCTCAAAGCGGGATACGAAGTAATAAAAACCGTTTTTCCCGTAGAATACGTTCCAAAAGCAAGGTCTATTTTTAAAACCGACGGAGTAATAAAGATGATAGCCGATAAAAAAACCGGCAGGGTTTTAGGCGTCCATATGGTTGCGCATAACTCGTCGGAAACTATTCAGCAGGCAAGCGTTTATCTCCAAAACGCTTACACTATTCAGCAGATAGGCGAAGAAATAGGCGTTTATCCTACTATGGCGGAAGGACTTAAGTTAGCGGCTCAAACATTTACGAAAGACGTCAGCAAACTCAGCTGTTGCGCGTAA
- the nuoB gene encoding NADH-quinone oxidoreductase subunit NuoB, translating to MFFKKLLFKNKTQNIAPESENGSVLIKGDELKRTVDEIFGRSLFVRLVDSGSCNACETELSALSNPYYDLERFGIKFVASPKHADVLIVTGCVTRNMLNPLLKTYENIPSPKFVITAGDCAETGGPFKDSYSVCGPVSKYLNAAVHVKGCPPEPEAVISAFLKFMDILKSGKNS from the coding sequence ATGTTTTTTAAAAAATTGTTATTTAAAAATAAGACTCAGAATATAGCCCCTGAAAGCGAAAACGGATCGGTTTTAATTAAAGGCGATGAATTAAAACGTACCGTCGACGAAATATTCGGGAGAAGTTTATTCGTCAGGCTTGTGGACAGCGGTTCCTGCAACGCCTGCGAAACCGAACTTTCCGCGCTTTCAAATCCTTATTACGATCTGGAAAGATTCGGCATAAAATTCGTCGCTTCCCCTAAACATGCGGACGTTCTTATAGTAACGGGATGCGTAACCAGAAATATGCTTAATCCGCTTTTAAAAACATACGAAAATATTCCTTCGCCTAAGTTCGTTATTACCGCAGGCGACTGTGCCGAAACCGGCGGACCTTTTAAAGATTCATATTCCGTTTGCGGTCCTGTTTCAAAATATTTAAACGCCGCAGTTCACGTCAAAGGATGCCCTCCTGAACCCGAAGCGGTAATATCGGCATTTTTAAAATTCATGGATATCCTAAAGTCCGGCAAAAATTCCTAA
- a CDS encoding proton-conducting membrane transporter: MIIIDKHDIKSDDFINSAENIKTSGKYLLGIAVADERVVNSKFSVRYFFGGTGGIEEYCVKTEDSFRSISKICPAAKMYEREIYDLFGLLPEGHPDLRPLMLYPENWDSSIHPLRKDYNGVIPEMKKYGEYKFKEVLGEGIFNVLVGPVHAGIIEPGHFRFSLAGEPVLQLEIRHFWKHRGVEKICEGKDFKETLDIISKISGDNNVNIAISYLEAAESILNIEITERVKYIRVILAELERMWNYVRDVAWIFMDIGFALPAQNLFALQEELMRLNKNLSGHRFLFNSLTVGGVNLDLDSKKLKSIEEAVGKVENIIKESEEFILSSSSVLDRLEFTGKINKKTAEELSLCGISARASGLSRDTRIEYPYLAYGSLNLKPVILEGGDVFSRTALRIKEIYLSKEIISNLASNMPEGNICVQYESKPEAYGYAIGNSETSRGNAFFYIMADDKGKIFRLKYIDPSFRIWPSIQYGVLGNIIADFPLINKSLNLSYAGNDM, from the coding sequence ATGATTATTATAGATAAACACGATATAAAATCGGACGATTTTATAAATTCGGCGGAAAATATTAAAACTTCGGGAAAATATCTGCTTGGTATAGCGGTTGCGGATGAAAGAGTTGTTAATTCTAAATTCAGCGTCAGATATTTTTTTGGAGGAACGGGGGGCATAGAGGAATATTGCGTAAAAACCGAAGATAGTTTTCGTTCTATATCTAAAATATGTCCTGCGGCAAAAATGTACGAGCGCGAGATATACGATTTATTCGGACTTTTACCGGAAGGACACCCTGACCTAAGGCCGTTAATGCTTTATCCCGAAAACTGGGATTCCTCAATTCATCCTTTGAGAAAAGATTATAACGGCGTAATTCCCGAAATGAAAAAATACGGCGAGTATAAGTTTAAAGAGGTTCTGGGGGAAGGCATTTTTAACGTATTGGTAGGACCGGTCCATGCGGGCATTATAGAGCCGGGACATTTTAGGTTTTCGCTCGCGGGAGAGCCGGTTTTACAGTTAGAAATAAGGCATTTTTGGAAACACAGGGGCGTTGAAAAAATTTGCGAAGGCAAAGATTTCAAGGAAACTCTGGATATAATTTCAAAAATTTCAGGAGACAATAACGTCAATATCGCCATAAGCTACCTTGAAGCCGCTGAAAGCATCTTAAATATAGAAATAACCGAAAGGGTTAAATATATCAGGGTAATTCTTGCGGAGCTCGAAAGAATGTGGAACTATGTGCGGGACGTTGCTTGGATTTTTATGGATATAGGATTTGCCCTGCCGGCGCAGAATTTGTTTGCTCTGCAGGAAGAGCTGATGAGGCTCAATAAAAATTTAAGCGGACACAGATTTTTGTTCAATTCACTAACGGTAGGCGGCGTAAATTTAGACCTTGATTCTAAGAAACTTAAGTCAATAGAGGAAGCAGTCGGGAAAGTAGAAAATATTATAAAAGAATCGGAAGAATTTATTTTAAGTTCTTCTTCGGTTTTAGACAGGCTGGAGTTTACAGGAAAAATTAACAAAAAAACGGCCGAAGAACTTTCTCTTTGCGGTATTAGCGCAAGGGCATCCGGATTGTCGCGCGATACAAGAATTGAATATCCTTATCTTGCATACGGAAGTTTAAATTTAAAGCCTGTTATTCTTGAAGGCGGAGACGTTTTTTCGAGAACCGCTTTAAGAATTAAAGAAATTTATCTTTCAAAAGAAATAATTTCGAATTTAGCCTCTAATATGCCGGAAGGAAATATTTGCGTTCAATATGAAAGCAAACCTGAAGCATACGGTTATGCAATCGGCAATTCCGAAACTTCAAGGGGCAACGCTTTTTTTTATATAATGGCAGACGATAAAGGGAAGATATTCAGGCTTAAATATATAGACCCGTCGTTCAGGATTTGGCCTTCTATTCAGTACGGAGTATTGGGAAATATAATTGCGGACTTCCCTTTAATAAACAAAAGCCTGAATCTTTCATACGCCGGAAACGATATGTGA
- a CDS encoding hydantoin racemase, whose product MHHKLLDLILILPAAALIFSIFTDVLWMSYLQLAISVLVFLTVGVIAVSFNSIAFFLGGFFFVDYINLVILITVSTLELFVAFYSFGYVRSEIAGGVSKRKFKFYYFWKNLFIFSMMVSILSNNLGIYWTGLEATTLATALLVSFNRTKESFEATWKYVIMCSVGIAIGLFAIVILYFTTSQVYGESMRSLSFINIMQAGAKLDKNFLMLSFILALVGFGTKVGFAPMHNWLPDAHSQGPSPVSALLSGVLLNTALLGILRFYQINAAAGIHYPRYFLICFGFLTIFVSAFSIIKQTDYKRLFAFSSMENMGIIALGFGIGGIAVIGSLLQIFFHALNKGLLFLSSGNVLAATHERRIDKIRNLSKNFPITGIVLLFGAMGISGMPPFAMFLGEIYIMTGVFRTDIWLGFLVFILLIFVFIGLFGKVLKMYVGKANTGDEEEGGELKTDGAGASHKAVSEAGLHPFIVYVPLIMLLFSSFLLFYIPYPFLHIIKSAAVEFGGKVNFFK is encoded by the coding sequence TTGCATCATAAACTTTTAGATTTAATATTAATACTTCCTGCGGCGGCCTTAATATTTTCAATTTTTACCGACGTATTATGGATGTCTTATCTTCAGCTGGCGATATCCGTCCTTGTATTCTTGACGGTCGGCGTAATCGCAGTTTCTTTTAATTCAATCGCGTTTTTTTTAGGAGGGTTTTTCTTTGTAGATTATATTAATTTAGTCATACTAATAACCGTTTCTACGCTTGAACTATTCGTAGCGTTTTATTCTTTTGGATACGTCAGAAGCGAAATAGCCGGCGGCGTATCTAAAAGAAAATTTAAATTTTATTATTTTTGGAAAAATTTATTTATTTTCAGCATGATGGTTTCGATATTGTCTAATAATCTGGGTATTTACTGGACGGGACTGGAAGCCACGACGCTTGCTACGGCATTATTGGTTTCTTTTAACAGGACGAAAGAATCTTTCGAAGCTACATGGAAATACGTTATTATGTGTTCTGTCGGCATTGCCATAGGGCTTTTTGCCATAGTTATTTTATATTTTACTACTTCGCAGGTTTACGGCGAAAGTATGCGCTCTTTATCTTTTATTAATATTATGCAGGCGGGCGCAAAATTAGACAAAAATTTTCTTATGCTGTCTTTTATTCTTGCGCTTGTAGGATTTGGAACGAAAGTAGGTTTTGCTCCTATGCACAACTGGCTTCCGGATGCGCATTCGCAAGGTCCAAGTCCGGTCAGCGCTTTATTGTCGGGAGTTTTGCTTAATACCGCGCTTCTTGGTATTTTACGGTTTTATCAGATAAACGCCGCCGCCGGCATACATTACCCTAGGTATTTTTTAATCTGCTTCGGGTTTTTAACAATTTTCGTATCGGCTTTTTCGATAATAAAGCAGACCGATTACAAACGGCTTTTTGCATTCTCTTCAATGGAAAATATGGGTATTATAGCGCTTGGTTTCGGCATAGGCGGAATTGCGGTTATAGGAAGCCTGCTGCAGATTTTTTTTCACGCCTTGAATAAGGGGCTGCTTTTTTTATCTTCGGGAAACGTTCTTGCGGCTACCCATGAACGAAGAATAGATAAAATAAGAAATTTATCCAAAAATTTTCCTATTACGGGAATAGTTCTTCTTTTCGGGGCTATGGGAATCAGCGGCATGCCGCCTTTTGCTATGTTTCTTGGAGAAATCTACATTATGACCGGCGTTTTTAGAACAGATATCTGGTTGGGGTTTTTAGTTTTTATCCTGCTTATTTTCGTTTTTATAGGACTTTTCGGCAAGGTTCTTAAAATGTACGTCGGAAAAGCAAATACAGGGGACGAAGAAGAAGGCGGCGAACTAAAAACCGACGGTGCGGGCGCATCTCATAAAGCGGTTAGCGAAGCGGGATTGCATCCTTTTATAGTCTATGTTCCGTTAATAATGTTGCTGTTTTCTTCTTTTCTGCTATTTTACATTCCGTATCCATTTTTGCATATAATAAAATCTGCGGCGGTTGAATTTGGAGGTAAAGTTAATTTTTTTAAATGA
- a CDS encoding hydrogenase has protein sequence MEKIAELFIILILVSVVLNVSSPFIKFAIKLYSFQSLMLAFYILMGAVHFNSINLYGSFAITIIFKVILIPYFLFKTLKKVKMDKEINMYIGIPEAVVFAGSLTLLSNLIAQKIIKTGITFGSFVFTISLATFLIGAMLMITRKTLFSQILGFLTIDNAIFLAANSITHGMPLLVELGVLFDLFVSILILSLLILNLRRNVAS, from the coding sequence ATGGAAAAAATAGCAGAACTTTTTATTATTTTAATACTCGTTTCGGTCGTATTAAACGTAAGTTCGCCTTTTATAAAATTTGCCATAAAGTTGTATTCTTTTCAGTCTCTTATGCTTGCATTTTATATTTTAATGGGGGCGGTTCATTTCAACTCGATAAATTTATACGGTTCATTTGCCATTACAATAATTTTTAAGGTTATTTTAATTCCTTATTTTTTATTCAAAACCCTTAAAAAGGTTAAAATGGATAAAGAAATAAATATGTATATAGGCATACCGGAGGCTGTCGTCTTTGCCGGTTCTTTAACTTTGCTTTCAAATTTGATAGCTCAAAAAATTATTAAAACGGGCATTACTTTCGGTTCTTTCGTGTTTACGATATCTCTTGCTACGTTTTTAATAGGAGCGATGCTTATGATAACAAGAAAAACTTTATTTTCGCAGATTCTAGGATTTTTAACGATTGATAATGCAATTTTTTTGGCGGCAAACAGCATTACTCACGGAATGCCGCTTTTAGTAGAACTGGGCGTACTTTTCGACCTTTTCGTCAGCATACTTATATTGTCGCTTCTAATATTAAACTTAAGGAGAAACGTTGCATCATAA
- a CDS encoding formate hydrogenlyase, translating to MNFNAQHLIIGLIQFIIIVMLAPFFAGFIHKLKQRARGQKGINIFQFYINFNKLLKKELVLSKDATFISNISPYIVFVTYLIILLMLPAFYRYSLFGISSDVILIAYSLALATFFMTLYAMDQGSAFGGLAASREWFLTVLSEPSLIFIFISLAIFTKQGRITDIFYVIQKGAENAFLTGAGSSAVSVAIPFLLFISLFIVSISENARIPIDNPETHLELTMFHEANILEASGKHLGLYEYGSYLKLTVFLTIMSLILFPYMAVNIYQIPLAFIIYVLKMIILCIFIAGVEIVNPKMRVFRVPNILSVSFILSLIAMILSIRRF from the coding sequence ATGAATTTTAACGCTCAGCATTTAATAATAGGCTTAATTCAATTTATTATAATAGTTATGCTTGCGCCCTTTTTTGCAGGTTTCATTCATAAATTAAAACAGCGTGCAAGAGGTCAGAAAGGAATAAATATATTTCAGTTTTATATAAATTTTAATAAATTATTAAAAAAAGAGCTCGTTTTATCAAAAGACGCGACATTTATATCTAATATATCTCCTTATATAGTTTTTGTAACGTATTTAATTATATTATTAATGCTGCCTGCATTTTACAGATATTCTTTGTTCGGCATATCTTCCGACGTAATTTTAATCGCTTATTCTCTTGCTCTTGCGACTTTTTTTATGACTCTTTACGCTATGGATCAGGGCAGCGCTTTCGGCGGGCTCGCCGCCAGCAGGGAATGGTTTTTAACGGTCCTTTCGGAGCCTTCTTTAATATTCATTTTTATATCGCTTGCCATCTTCACAAAACAGGGCAGAATTACCGATATTTTTTACGTAATACAGAAAGGAGCGGAAAACGCCTTTTTGACGGGCGCCGGTTCAAGCGCCGTATCCGTTGCTATACCTTTTTTACTTTTTATTTCGCTTTTTATCGTAAGCATATCGGAAAACGCAAGAATTCCTATAGACAATCCTGAAACCCATCTCGAACTTACCATGTTTCATGAAGCAAACATTTTAGAGGCAAGCGGAAAACATCTGGGACTTTATGAATACGGAAGCTACTTGAAACTTACGGTTTTTTTAACCATAATGTCTCTTATCCTGTTTCCTTATATGGCCGTAAATATTTATCAAATCCCGTTAGCTTTTATAATTTACGTTTTGAAGATGATAATATTATGTATATTTATTGCCGGCGTAGAGATAGTTAACCCCAAAATGCGCGTTTTCAGGGTGCCGAACATTCTTTCCGTCTCGTTCATATTGTCTTTGATAGCGATGATATTGTCGATTAGGAGATTTTAA
- a CDS encoding hydantoin racemase produces MDNLKHKGIFRYFFSFLTILSAAFFTVLSIYYFKSEFILQSSFINFSFKFDALSLFFVIFISSISLFISIFSIKYGDKYDDKPSLFIYSFLFIISMLILVISNDMLTFLIFWELMSIFSFLLVIYEGNEESRKAGFLYFLMTHIGTILITAAFIMLYLKTSSFSFDYYKGAAGIIILAAAITGFSIKAGIIPFHTWLPYAHPVAPANISAVMSGVMVNMAIYGILKFLFVFSSGSDSFLGIILLVIGALSALLGIMYAMAQKDIKKLLAFSTIENMGIIFMGIGISYWARVENFKSLEYIAMIAVLLHIINHGLSKSSLFMGAGLIDKYTHTRNMEKLGGLSKKMAQLSVLFLIGIMSISAMPPLNGFLSEWYLYISLIGSVFTGNLYMVYFSIISIALLSLAGAAAGAAFTKLFGITFLGKPRTANAENVKKSHIVERIGIALPVVLCIYIGVYPYQIISSLNAVIFYLTGGTVNPNPFTAVSAVKVHSFSLYAPSIIAAAFILLLLIIFFYFKIFASDKKRVFETWACGLDEKNPKAQYSGSGFSSSIMKVFSSFYSSVSEIDFERDVKKYFRSKSVYTEEVNDIVEKYIYIPAGKLYYKISEIFNKAVNSANINVSLGYLFLTLIVCIIIYIFIIR; encoded by the coding sequence ATGGATAACCTTAAGCATAAAGGGATATTCAGGTATTTTTTTAGTTTTCTGACCATTTTATCCGCCGCGTTTTTTACGGTTTTAAGCATATACTATTTTAAAAGCGAATTTATACTGCAATCCTCTTTTATAAATTTTTCCTTCAAATTTGACGCTCTTTCCCTGTTTTTCGTAATATTCATATCTTCTATTTCACTGTTTATTTCTATTTTTTCTATAAAATACGGGGATAAATACGACGATAAACCTTCACTGTTTATATATTCTTTTTTATTTATAATATCCATGCTTATTCTCGTTATAAGTAACGATATGCTGACCTTTTTGATTTTTTGGGAATTGATGTCCATTTTTTCTTTTCTTTTGGTTATTTATGAAGGAAACGAAGAATCCAGAAAAGCCGGTTTTTTATATTTTTTAATGACGCATATAGGCACTATTCTTATAACCGCCGCTTTTATAATGCTTTATTTAAAAACGTCGTCTTTTTCTTTCGATTATTATAAAGGCGCGGCGGGAATTATAATACTGGCGGCGGCAATAACCGGATTTTCGATTAAAGCGGGCATTATACCTTTTCATACATGGCTGCCTTACGCCCATCCTGTTGCGCCCGCCAATATATCGGCCGTTATGTCAGGCGTTATGGTTAATATGGCTATATACGGTATTTTAAAATTTTTATTCGTTTTCAGTTCAGGGTCTGACTCGTTTCTTGGAATCATACTTCTCGTTATAGGCGCTTTGTCCGCTCTTTTGGGGATTATGTACGCCATGGCGCAGAAAGATATTAAAAAACTGCTTGCTTTTTCCACTATAGAAAATATGGGAATAATTTTTATGGGAATCGGCATATCGTACTGGGCGCGTGTAGAAAATTTTAAATCGCTGGAATATATTGCAATGATAGCAGTACTCCTGCATATAATTAATCACGGCTTAAGCAAAAGTTCACTTTTTATGGGTGCGGGCTTGATAGACAAATATACGCATACTAGAAATATGGAAAAACTCGGCGGACTTTCAAAAAAAATGGCGCAGTTGTCGGTGCTCTTTCTTATCGGTATAATGTCTATTTCGGCCATGCCTCCTTTAAACGGTTTTTTAAGCGAGTGGTATTTATATATTTCTTTAATAGGTTCGGTTTTTACGGGCAACCTGTATATGGTTTATTTTTCGATAATATCCATAGCGCTTCTGTCACTTGCAGGAGCCGCCGCAGGCGCCGCTTTTACAAAATTATTCGGAATAACTTTTCTTGGGAAACCGAGGACTGCTAATGCCGAAAATGTAAAAAAATCCCATATTGTAGAAAGAATAGGAATTGCCCTGCCCGTTGTTTTATGTATTTATATAGGAGTTTACCCTTATCAAATAATATCGAGCTTAAACGCCGTAATATTTTATCTGACGGGAGGAACGGTAAATCCAAATCCGTTTACCGCAGTCAGCGCCGTAAAAGTTCATTCGTTTTCCTTATATGCGCCGTCTATTATAGCCGCTGCGTTTATCCTCCTATTATTAATAATTTTTTTCTATTTTAAAATATTCGCTTCCGATAAAAAAAGAGTGTTTGAAACATGGGCATGCGGGCTCGACGAGAAGAATCCTAAAGCTCAGTATTCCGGCAGCGGATTTTCCTCGAGCATAATGAAAGTTTTTTCCTCTTTTTACTCGTCGGTTTCGGAAATAGATTTTGAAAGGGACGTAAAAAAGTATTTCAGGTCTAAGTCGGTTTATACCGAAGAAGTGAACGATATAGTCGAAAAATATATATATATTCCGGCGGGAAAATTATATTACAAGATATCCGAAATTTTTAATAAAGCGGTTAATTCGGCAAATATAAACGTTTCGCTGGGATATTTATTTTTAACTTTAATCGTCTGCATTATCATTTATATATTTATAATAAGATAA
- a CDS encoding molybdopterin oxidoreductase family protein gives MEIKYSVCPHDCPDTCALRIEIEDGKIVKVAGDPSHPVTKGVICEKVRAYPERIYGNRILYPMRRTGKKGVGAFKRISWNDAIDEITGRWKELISKYGSESILPYSYGGTEGIINKASMDRRLFNKIGATALDRTICSAAGSLGYQLAYGESKGVNPLDSVNAKLIIFWGINALETNMHQALLAEAARKNGAKIIAVDVHRNKTAKWADDFYMILPGSDGALALGIAHIILRDNLENKEFLEKYSFGFDEFRKKAQEYPPDKVAGITGLSKERIEHLAKLYAETKPSFLRIGNGLQHHKNGGINTWLISLLPSLTGAWSDKGGGALKSNSGYFPLNEQALKRPDLMKNASRTVNMVQLGKALCELGSPPIMSLYVYNSNPAVVAPNQNLVIKGFGREDLFTVVHEQTMTDTAKWADIILPATTSFEHSDLYVSYWHTFIQWAVPVIRPLGEAKPNIEVFKLIANALDFNDECFSDTEEDIARMALDLPYWKERGITFDRLKKERVIKIETEDYPFKFDKLKTSFCKIEFKSTKVSAYGLSEIPQYNPIRNYPEKYSNENAFNKINSNYPLIFVSPPNHFFLNSSFAGVASLKAKAIEPFLEINPEDAEARGINDGDLVRVENERGGVSIKVKVVNSVLPGVVVSAGLWWKDDYANGSGVNALTPDDLSDIGGGAVFFSSLVEVKKI, from the coding sequence ATGGAAATAAAATATTCGGTGTGTCCTCACGACTGTCCGGATACATGCGCTTTAAGGATTGAAATCGAAGACGGTAAAATCGTAAAAGTGGCGGGCGATCCATCTCATCCCGTAACAAAAGGGGTTATCTGCGAAAAAGTAAGAGCTTATCCTGAACGCATTTACGGAAACAGGATACTTTATCCGATGCGCAGGACGGGGAAGAAGGGTGTCGGCGCATTTAAAAGAATAAGTTGGAATGATGCCATAGATGAAATTACCGGACGTTGGAAAGAGCTTATTTCTAAATATGGTTCTGAAAGTATTTTGCCCTATTCCTACGGCGGGACGGAAGGCATAATTAACAAAGCAAGTATGGACAGGCGTCTTTTTAATAAAATCGGCGCTACGGCTCTTGACCGCACTATATGTTCAGCTGCGGGAAGTCTGGGGTATCAGCTTGCTTACGGAGAGTCTAAAGGGGTAAATCCTTTAGACTCCGTTAATGCAAAATTGATAATATTCTGGGGAATAAACGCTTTAGAAACAAATATGCATCAGGCGCTTTTAGCCGAAGCTGCCCGTAAAAACGGCGCTAAAATTATAGCCGTAGACGTTCACCGCAATAAAACGGCAAAATGGGCAGACGATTTTTATATGATTCTGCCGGGTTCGGATGGAGCGCTTGCTCTGGGAATTGCGCATATTATATTAAGAGATAATTTGGAAAATAAGGAATTTTTAGAAAAGTATTCTTTCGGATTTGACGAATTTCGCAAAAAGGCGCAGGAATATCCGCCAGATAAAGTAGCAGGCATTACCGGTCTTTCAAAAGAGCGAATCGAACATTTAGCAAAATTATATGCAGAAACTAAACCGTCGTTTTTAAGAATAGGAAACGGACTTCAGCATCACAAAAACGGCGGTATAAATACATGGCTGATTTCTTTACTTCCGTCTTTAACAGGGGCATGGTCGGATAAAGGCGGAGGAGCGTTAAAATCTAATTCCGGATATTTTCCTTTAAACGAACAAGCGTTAAAAAGACCGGATTTAATGAAAAATGCAAGCAGAACGGTAAATATGGTTCAGCTTGGAAAAGCATTATGCGAACTTGGCAGTCCTCCTATTATGTCGTTGTACGTTTATAACAGCAATCCTGCAGTTGTAGCTCCCAATCAAAACTTGGTTATAAAAGGTTTTGGAAGGGAAGACCTTTTTACGGTGGTTCACGAGCAAACCATGACGGATACCGCAAAATGGGCGGATATTATACTTCCGGCAACTACGAGCTTTGAACATTCAGACCTTTACGTAAGCTACTGGCATACTTTTATTCAGTGGGCAGTTCCGGTTATACGGCCTTTAGGAGAGGCTAAGCCTAACATTGAAGTATTTAAACTTATTGCTAATGCTTTAGATTTTAACGACGAATGTTTTTCGGATACGGAAGAAGATATAGCGCGCATGGCTCTTGACCTTCCTTACTGGAAAGAAAGAGGAATAACTTTTGATAGGCTTAAAAAAGAAAGAGTTATTAAAATCGAGACGGAAGACTATCCTTTTAAATTCGATAAACTAAAAACTTCTTTTTGTAAAATAGAGTTTAAAAGTACAAAAGTTTCGGCTTACGGACTTTCGGAAATACCGCAGTACAATCCTATAAGAAATTATCCGGAAAAATATAGCAATGAAAACGCCTTCAATAAAATAAATTCTAATTACCCTTTAATCTTCGTCAGTCCTCCAAACCACTTTTTTTTAAATTCGTCTTTTGCCGGAGTCGCTTCTTTAAAAGCAAAAGCCATCGAGCCTTTTTTAGAAATTAATCCTGAAGACGCCGAAGCCAGAGGCATTAATGACGGAGATTTAGTAAGGGTAGAAAACGAGCGGGGCGGGGTGTCTATAAAAGTTAAAGTCGTAAATTCCGTTCTGCCCGGAGTAGTCGTTTCGGCAGGTTTATGGTGGAAAGACGATTACGCAAACGGTTCGGGCGTAAATGCTCTGACTCCCGACGATTTATCGGATATAGGCGGCGGCGCCGTTTTTTTTTCCTCACTTGTCGAAGTTAAAAAAATCTAA